Proteins encoded within one genomic window of Candidatus Brevundimonas colombiensis:
- a CDS encoding response regulator: protein MTAVRPQVLVIDDEPQIHRFLGHALDVAGYQPRRADSGQEGLRAIALWSPDAVVLDLGLPDMDGKDVLTRARDFYQGPIIVLSARDREAEKIVALDLGANDYVEKPFGVGELLARIRAGLRQGARTPVLGGVVAAGDVVIDLDRRIVTRAGERVKLRPKEYEVLANLARNAGKLLGHAELLKTVWGAGHADDVQYLRVVVGQLRQKLERDPAQPALILTEPGIGYRFVG from the coding sequence ATGACCGCCGTTCGCCCCCAGGTTCTGGTCATCGACGATGAGCCCCAGATCCACCGCTTCCTGGGCCACGCCCTGGACGTCGCCGGCTATCAACCCCGCCGCGCCGACAGCGGCCAGGAGGGGCTGCGCGCTATCGCCTTGTGGAGCCCCGACGCGGTGGTGCTGGACCTCGGCCTGCCCGACATGGACGGCAAGGACGTGTTGACGCGGGCGCGGGACTTCTATCAGGGACCGATCATCGTCCTGTCCGCCCGCGACCGTGAGGCCGAGAAGATCGTCGCCCTGGACCTGGGCGCCAACGACTATGTGGAAAAGCCGTTCGGCGTCGGCGAACTTCTGGCCCGCATCCGCGCCGGCCTGCGCCAGGGTGCGAGGACGCCGGTCCTGGGGGGCGTGGTCGCGGCCGGGGATGTCGTCATCGACCTGGATCGTCGCATCGTCACCCGCGCCGGCGAACGGGTGAAGTTGAGACCCAAGGAATATGAGGTCCTGGCCAATCTGGCTCGTAATGCCGGCAAGCTGCTGGGTCACGCCGAACTCCTGAAGACCGTCTGGGGCGCTGGCCACGCTGATGATGTCCAGTATCTGCGCGTCGTCGTGGGGCAGTTAAGGCAAAAGCTCGAGAGGGATCCGGCGCAACCAGCTCTGATCCTTACAGAGCCGGGCATTGGATATCGGTTTGTCGGTTAG
- a CDS encoding PadR family transcriptional regulator, whose product MLRSRAPSPATRAVLSALIDAAHAWSHGYELCRLTGLKSGTLYPLLIRLERQGYLHAEWQPPEPGRPPRHAYRLTAEGHRYTTQIQAAAQGADHRLTRPA is encoded by the coding sequence ATGCTTCGAAGCCGCGCCCCCTCCCCCGCGACCCGCGCCGTATTGAGCGCGCTGATCGACGCGGCCCATGCCTGGTCTCATGGGTATGAGCTTTGTCGCCTGACCGGCCTGAAGTCGGGGACGTTATATCCGCTGCTCATCCGACTGGAGAGACAAGGCTATCTGCACGCCGAGTGGCAGCCGCCAGAGCCGGGCCGCCCTCCTCGACACGCCTATCGCCTGACAGCGGAGGGGCATCGGTACACGACGCAAATCCAAGCCGCCGCGCAGGGGGCGGATCATCGGCTTACGAGGCCGGCGTGA
- a CDS encoding alpha/beta hydrolase-fold protein has translation MRHLALPRIRQRWLVILGVIAFAWLGHLGWKELTNPWGAQKVSFTRADEDCGASGPLRYCVYRAANGANGDVLYHLHGRGLDERVWNDDTYLTAMLQAQWEATGVTPPTVVTLSYGPTWLLTPAGERENSGLLPDLMGRLPEIESHIGTPRRRMLAGESMGGLNALIAGLSNPQAFDRIAALCPGVYAVSPFASLSASRAAIKRTGANPKMAFGVWLLARKYLASEEEWRRVSPLALIERADSASPALYLSNGLYDAYGNYEGTRLLAERATRRGVRTEWHPLYGGHCATDIKSLAAFLTS, from the coding sequence ATGCGTCACCTTGCCTTACCTCGTATCCGCCAACGCTGGCTTGTCATCCTCGGCGTCATTGCGTTCGCCTGGCTCGGCCACTTGGGATGGAAGGAACTGACGAATCCGTGGGGCGCGCAGAAGGTGTCGTTCACAAGGGCGGATGAGGACTGCGGCGCGTCCGGACCGCTTCGGTATTGCGTATATCGGGCCGCCAATGGCGCAAACGGCGATGTGCTTTATCACCTGCACGGCCGCGGGTTGGATGAGCGGGTCTGGAACGATGACACCTATCTTACCGCCATGTTGCAGGCGCAGTGGGAGGCGACCGGCGTTACGCCGCCGACCGTGGTCACGCTGTCTTACGGTCCCACATGGCTCCTGACGCCGGCGGGTGAGCGCGAGAACAGCGGTCTGCTGCCAGACCTGATGGGAAGATTGCCGGAGATCGAGAGCCATATTGGAACGCCGCGTCGACGTATGCTGGCGGGCGAGTCCATGGGCGGCCTCAATGCACTGATCGCCGGGCTCTCCAACCCACAGGCCTTTGACCGGATTGCAGCCCTTTGTCCCGGCGTCTACGCGGTTTCGCCTTTTGCCTCACTGTCGGCGAGCAGAGCCGCCATCAAGCGGACCGGCGCAAACCCGAAAATGGCGTTCGGGGTCTGGCTCCTCGCCCGAAAATACCTCGCGAGCGAGGAAGAATGGCGGCGCGTGTCTCCACTCGCGCTCATAGAGCGCGCCGACTCCGCATCGCCAGCGCTCTACCTGTCCAATGGTCTGTATGACGCCTACGGAAATTACGAAGGCACGCGGCTTCTCGCCGAACGGGCGACCCGCCGGGGCGTCAGGACGGAATGGCATCCTCTATACGGCGGTCACTGCGCCACCGACATCAAATCGCTGGCCGCGTTCCTCACGTCCTGA